Part of the Paenarthrobacter sp. JL.01a genome is shown below.
CCTCGGATCCCCTTGCTACTTCGCCATTGACGCGACCAGGCGTGGACGCAAAGGTGGGCGATGTGCTCCTGGCGATTGACGGCGTCGAGCTTTCGCCGGCCCTGACCCCGGCGATGCAGCTGGTGGGGGCAGCCGGCCGGACGGTTGAGTTGACCCTGCTCAACGGCAAGGGACACGGGGAAGCTGCCGGGTCGCAGCGGCGTGTAGCCGTGGTTCCCATCCGCGACGAGGAACGGCTCCGCTACCAGGACTGGGTGCGGGCCAACCGCCGGACTGTCCGGGAGGCTTCCGGCGGCAAATTCGGTTATCTTCACGTTCCGGACATGATGGCAAACGGCTGGGCCCAGCTGCACCGCGACCTGGACACCGAGACGGCCCTTGACGGGCTGATTGTCGATGTTCGCCGCAACCGCGGTGGGCACACCTCCCAGCTTGTCGCGGAATTGATCGGCCGAAAAGTGACTGGATGGAGCATGCCGCGTGGCGAGAAGCCCCGGACCTATCCGCACCACGCTCCACGCGGTCCCGTGATCATCCTGGCCGACGAATTTGCCGGGTCCGACGGCGACATCATCACCCAGGTTTCCAAGCTCAGGGGCATCGGGCCGGTCATTGGAACGCGGACCTGGGGCGGTGTAGTGGGCATTGACAACCGCTTTACCTTGGCGGACGGCACTGGCGTCACCCAACCGCGCTACGCCACATGGTTCAGCGGCGGGATTGGCTGGGACGTTGAGAACTACGGTGTTGACCCGGATATTGAGGTCCTGTTCCCGCCCCATGCCTACGCGGCCGGCACGGATCCACAACTGGAGTACGGTATCGGCGCGCTCAAGGAAATGATCCAGGAGCTTCCCACCGATCGTCCTCCGCTGCGTGAAGGTTACAGGAAGGTGCGTCCGGCGCCGTTGCCCGCACGTCCGCAGCTCAAGAAGTAGCGGTACTTAGGAGACTCAGGTCCATGGAACGGGAAGAGCCCCTGTCACTCCGGGTGGAGTGACAGGGGCTCTTGCTTTTCAGAGTCGTCAGCGACTGTGAGGCTACTCAGCGAGCGTGGCATCGAGGGTGATCTCGATGCTGGCGAGGGCGCCGGAGACGGGGCAACCGGTCTTCGCGTCCTCGGAGATACGACGGAAGTCCTCCTGGGAGAGGCCCGGAACCTTCGCGGTCATGGTCAGGTGGCTGCCGGTGATGCCGGTGCCCGGAACGAAGGTGACGTCGGCCTTGGTGTTGACTTCCTCTGCGGTGAAGCCTTCACCGGCCAGGGCGTGGCTGAAAGCCATGGAGAAGCAGGCGGAGTGGGCTGCAGCGATAAGTTCCTCGGGGCTGGTCTTGCCACCGGACTGCTCGGTGCGGGCCTTCCAGGTGACATCGAACGTTCCCAGGCCGGAGCTGTCCAGCGTGGTGTTTCCGGCGCCCTCAATAAGATTGCCGTTCCAAACCGTGTGTGCGGTGCGTGTTGCTGCCATGTCCACTCCTTAGGGTCGTTGTGAGTCGGCAACCGGCCTTTGGCAGGTGCCACCGGTTTCAATCCTAGGTATTGAACTTCCGGACTGCACGGCCATTCTGCTGTCAGTGGATTGTGACCCCTAGACTGACGACATGGGAACTGAAGAAAATGCGTTGCAGGACCACCGCCGGAGGCCGAGGATAGCGTCGATCATGATCAACTCCGTTGATGCTGCCCGGCTTTCGGCCTTCTGGTCTGAACTCCTGGACATGCCCGTCAGTGCGGAGCATGAAGGCTTCATATGGCTGCGGCCAGCTGAAGCTGGTGCACCGCAGTTGGCCTTCCAGCAGGTCCTCGAACCGACCGAGGGCCGACGCCGGCTGCACCTGGATCTTCACGACGCTGACGCTGCTGCTCTAAGGCGAAAAGCTGAGTCTTTGGGCGCTACTTTCGTCGAAGGCCACGACATTGCGGATTTTCACTGGGATGTGATGCAGGATCCAGAGGGCAACGAGTT
Proteins encoded:
- a CDS encoding OsmC family protein, giving the protein MAATRTAHTVWNGNLIEGAGNTTLDSSGLGTFDVTWKARTEQSGGKTSPEELIAAAHSACFSMAFSHALAGEGFTAEEVNTKADVTFVPGTGITGSHLTMTAKVPGLSQEDFRRISEDAKTGCPVSGALASIEITLDATLAE
- a CDS encoding VOC family protein; amino-acid sequence: MGTEENALQDHRRRPRIASIMINSVDAARLSAFWSELLDMPVSAEHEGFIWLRPAEAGAPQLAFQQVLEPTEGRRRLHLDLHDADAAALRRKAESLGATFVEGHDIADFHWDVMQDPEGNEFCIAQE